A genomic stretch from Pieris napi chromosome 18, ilPieNapi1.2, whole genome shotgun sequence includes:
- the LOC125058775 gene encoding E3 ubiquitin-protein ligase COP1-like → MSGTAAGGASNSGASTSVSALGGLGGSLEDKDCDLLCPVCFELIDEAYVTRCGHSFCYACIAKSVELHRRCPKCGAQLTGRDHYFPNFLLNELVARRRLRTKPTTVAPSIPSPGDAERLRALVAAEARHLGLSDVDGMLDVLTRRKRLLEAESAAAHHRLLYEFLSQLLRHRSHQLEQLSREATLVRKDLDHVGTVLRELKAGAEARIPSPTEHSLAEWLREGRLKREISEADTQQAPYAQEEEESFGSVCGGGWAGTDALAQRWRRLAAHFDDFVQCYFAHRADELYFPGSGSEGPTAPVTPGPVVPSTTGGASEADHVPQQMPETRVSSAAAMDQTAPDGDPPAVHAVAQCGSGDASMNAAFPGGDQRAPDGEPPVQPATPVAVGTEVYGGLDAFREDLAAFTRYRALRPLATLSYCSDAINYSTIVSTIEFDKDDEFFAIAGVTKRIKVFEFESVVRDAVDVHYPCAEMQCSHKISCVSWNAYHKNVLASSDYEGTVAVWDAATGLRTRALQEHDKRCWSVHFNRADVRLLASGSDDARVKLWSLNAERSVATLEAKFNVCCVRFNPNSSCHLAVGSADHCVHYYDLRAPRSPLAVLRDHRKAVSYVQFLDSKTLVSASTDSMLKLWRVDSPRCVRSFTGHANEKNFVGLATDGKYIACGSENNALYVYYNGVSKPLLAYRFEAVRGFLEKERRDEEPSEFVSAVCWRRSVDRPVLLAANSQGTIKVLELL, encoded by the exons ATGTCCAAAATGTGGAGCCCAGCTGACGGGTCGAGATCACTATTTCCCAAACTTTTTGCTCAATGAACTGGTTGCCCGTCGGCGCTTGCGCACTAAACCGACGACTGTAGCGCCCTCTATTCCTTCACCGGGAGATGCGGAGAGGCTTCGAGCACTTGTCGCAGCTGAAGCAAGGCACTTAG GTCTATCAGATGTCGATGGCATGCTGGATGTGTTGACGAGAAGAAAAAGACTCCTAGAAGCGGAGTCGGCTGCGGCTCACCACAGACTTTTGTATGAGTTTTTGTCTCAGCTTTTGAGGCATCGCTCACACCAGTTGGAGCAGTTGTCGAGAGAGGCGACGCTTGTGCGGAAG GACTTGGACCACGTGGGCACAGTCCTTCGAGAGCTGAAGGCGGGGGCGGAGGCCCGTATCCCTTCGCCCACCGAACATTCCTTGGCTGAATGGCTGCGAGAGGGTCGATTGAAACGGGAAATCAGCGAGGCAGACACACAGC AAGCCCCTTACGCGCAAGAGGAAGAGGAGAGTTTCGGGTCGGTCTGCGGCGGAGGCTGGGCCGGGACGGATGCACTCGCGCAGCGCTGGAGGAGGCTGGCCGCGCATTTCGATGACTTCGTACAG TGCTACTTCGCCCACCGAGCCGACGAGCTATACTTCCCGGGGTCCGGGTCGGAGGGGCCCACGGCGCCCGTGACCCCGGGGCCCGTGGTGCCCTCGACCACCGGCGGGGCCTCGGAGGCCGACCACGTGCCCCAGCAGATGCCCGAGACGAGGGTCTCCAGCGCAGCAG CTATGGACCAAACGGCCCCGGACGGGGACCCGCCGGCGGTCCACGCCGTCGCCCAATGCGGGAGCGGAGACGCGTCGATGAACGCCGCGTTTCCGGGCGGGGACCAGAGAGCCCCGGACGGGGAGCCGCCCGTCCAACCCGCGACCCCCGTGGCGGTGGGGACGGAAGTGTACGGGGGTCTGGACGCGTTCCGCGAGGACCTGGCCGCGTTCACCCGCTACAGAGCCCTTAGGCCGTTGGCGACCCTGTCCTACTGCTCGGACGCCATCAACTACTCCACCATCGTGTCGACGATCGAGTTCGACAAGGACGACGAGTTCTTCGCGATCGCCGGAGTCACGAAACGGATAAAG GTGTTCGAGTTCGAGTCCGTGGTGCGCGACGCGGTGGACGTGCACTACCCGTGCGCCGAGATGCAGTGCTCGCACAAGATCTCGTGCGTGTCGTGGAACGCGTACCACAAGAACGTGCTGGCCTCCTCCGACTACGAGGGCACCGTGGCCGTGTGGGACGCCGCCACGGGGCTCCGCACGCGGGCGCTGCAGGAGCACGACAAGCGCTGCTGGTCCGTGCACTTCAACCGCGCCGACGTGCGCCTGCTCGCCTCGGGCTCCGACGACGCCCGCGTGAAGCTCTGGTCGCTGAACGCCGAGCGCTCCGTGGCCACCCTCGAGGCCAAGTTCAACGTGTGCTGCGTGCGCTTCAACCCCAACTCGTCGTGCCACCTGGCCGTGGGCTCGGCCGACCACTGCGTGCACTACTACGACCTGCGCGCCCCCCGCTCCCCCCTCGCCGTGCTGCGCGACCACCGCAAGGCCGTCTCCTACGTGCAGTTCCTGGACTCGAAGACGCTGGTCTCCGCCTCGACCGACTCGATGCTGAAGCTGTGGCGCGTGGACTCGCCGCGCTGCGTCAGGTCCTTCACGGGCCACGCCAACGAGAAGAACTTCGTGGGGCTGGCGACGGACGGCAAGTACATCGCGTGCGGCTCCGAGAACAACGCGCTGTACGTGTACTACAACGGGGTCTCCAAGCCCCTGCTGGCGTACAGGTTCGAGGCGGTGAGGGGGTTCCTCGAGAAGGAGCGCCGAGACGAGGAGCCCAGCGAGTTCGTCTCGGCCGTCTGCTGGAGACGCTCCGTGGACAGGCCCGTGCTGCTGGCCGCCAACTCGCAGGGCACCATCaaagtgctggagctcttgtAA